In the genome of Methylomagnum ishizawai, the window GGGTTCCGCGCCGCCTTGGCGGAGTTCCGGCCCGAGGTGGTGGTCCATCTGGCGGCGCTCTATATCGCCGAACACCGCTACGAAGAGGTCGGCTCCTTGGTGACGGCGAACCTCCAATACGGGGCTTATCTGCTGGACGCCATGCGGGACAGCGGTTGCGGCGCGATGGTCTATGCCGGGACTGCCTGGCAGCACTACGAAAACGCCGACTACCGGCCCGCCAACCTCTATGCCGCGACCAAGCAAGCCTTCTCCACCCTGGCCGAATACTATCTGGACGCCCTGGGAATGAAGCTCCTGGAACTGCACCTCTACGACAGCTATGGCGAGGGCGACCCCCGGAAAAAGTTGATCGATTTACTAAAGTTCTACGCCGGATCGACCGATACACTGGCCATGTCACAAGGAAATCAACGCCTCCATCTGGTCCATATCGACGACCTCGCACGGGGTTTCGCGCTGGCTTGCGAGCAAGTACGGCACTTCGGAGC includes:
- a CDS encoding NAD-dependent epimerase/dehydratase family protein, encoding MKIFVTGATGFIGSHLVPHLLGLGHEVGCASRSAEPPRNTRTWSVGPDGLGFRAALAEFRPEVVVHLAALYIAEHRYEEVGSLVTANLQYGAYLLDAMRDSGCGAMVYAGTAWQHYENADYRPANLYAATKQAFSTLAEYYLDALGMKLLELHLYDSYGEGDPRKKLIDLLKFYAGSTDTLAMSQGNQRLHLVHIDDLARGFALACEQVRHFGAGERRVYRLPSKGAVSLRALVDAFNAADPAHPVRVAWGARPYREREVFEPWENTAILPGWWPEIDLATGLSRLRRQESPP